The region TCGCTTTTAGTCCCATTTTCAATGGTTTTTGAGACGTCTAGCTAACGGGCAAGATATTGCGGGCCCGCTCGGAATAATTCGGAGCAAAGACAGTCCCTAGACACTCTTGTAGGAAAGATTGACTACCTGGCACCTTCACCTTAAGATAGATGCTATTCCATCAAGTGAGGTCATCTATGTATGTTTTAGACGCGAAGCGAATTCCATTTTGCAAATCATTTTCTCAGTACACCGGCGTTTCAAATCAAACACTCATGACTCACACATTAAACACACTAGTTAGCTCGGCGAAGCTTCAGAATGAGAGAATTGGTGATGTGGCATTGGGCGGGGTGATGATGTCACCAGCCGATTGGAATCTAGCAAGAGAATGCGTGCTCGGAACAGAACTTTCTGCAGACACACCAGCTTACAACGTTCAAAGGGCCTGTGGCACGAGTGTCGAAACGGCATGGCAACTTTCGCTAAAAATTCGCCAAGGACAAATATCTAGCGCCATCGCAGGTGGAGTTGATACCAACAGTGACTTCCAAGCTACCTTTCCAAAAAGTTTTACAAAGAAGATGCTCCAAGTTCAGGGCGCAAAAACATTGGGCGCAAGAATTGCCGCCTTCTCAAAAATAGGATTAGCCGATCTAAAGCCACAGTTCCCTGGGGTCGTCGAGCCGCGAACCGGTTTAACAATGGGGCAACACACTGAGCTCATGGTAAAAGAATGGAACGTCGGGCGCCAAGAGCAAGATCAACTCAGCTATGAAAGCCATATAAAAGGGGCAAGAGCCTACAAAGAAGGCTTCTATGATGACCTAGTTACAGAGTTTATGGGAATTCAAAAAGATCTGATTCTACGAGGCGACACGACTCTTGAAAAACTTGCTTCCTTAAAACCGGCCTTTGATAAGTCTGGCAAAGGAACGCTTACCGCCGGTAACAGCACCGCTCTAACAGACGGAGCTTCTGCCATCTTACTTGGAAACATGGAGTTTGCGAAGTCCAAGAAGCTCGAGCCATGGGCCGAGTTAGTCGATTTCGAAGTTGCAGCTGTAAATTTTGTTGGAGGTGCCGGGTTATTGATCGCTCCAGCTATAGCCGTCAGTCGCATGCTCCAAAGAGCTAACCGCTCACTTCAAGATTTTGACTACTACGAAATTCACGAAGCTTTTGCCGGACAAGTTCTTTGCACATTAAAAGCCTGGGAAGATCCAGAATATTGCCGAGTCACATTAGGTAGAGACAAACCTATGGGCTCCATTGATCGCGATAAGATGAATGTGAAGGGCGGAAGTGTTGCCATTGGGCATCCTTTCGCTGCCACCGGCGCAAGAATCATCGGAAGCTTAGCAAAGGCCTTAAGAGGCAATCCCAATAAATATGGCCTCATTTCGGTGTGCACGGCAGGCGGGATGGGAATTACAGCTATCGTGAAGGGCGTATAAGCTGCGACGACACATACAGCTCGCATCTTGTTACAAAACCCTTAATGGGCGACCTTCTTGCGATAGGACATCAGACAAGGAACAACGAACAGAACAAACGCGGTCGATACAAAGATACCACCAATAATAACAAGAGACATTGGTATCCGAGTTTCGCTGCCAGCCCCCCAGTTCAGGGCGCCTGGCAATGCAGCCGCAATCGTGGAAAACGCCGTCATCAAGACGGGTCGCAACCGCTGGCTGCTTCCTTTTTCGATAACTTGTTGCCAACTTAAATTCTCATCAGAATGAGACAATTGCCGGATCACTTCGACAAGCAAAATGCTTCCTTTTAACCCCAAGCCAACTAACAAAACGATCCCGATAAAGCTAAAAAGGTTAAGGGTTTGCCCCATTCCGGCCAATGCGATAAACGCGCCAATCAAAGAAAACGGTACGGCTATCAAAGCGATGAGTGGATCGACAAAACTGTTAAACTGAGACGCTAAAACCATGTAACTCACGACGATACCTAAGAGTAGAGTAAATATAAGCTCTCGAAACGACTCCTCGAATAATTCAGATGATCCAGTAAAAGCTGTGTAGTTAGGTGTTTTAATGATGTCGTTTGAAATCTCTCGAATCAGCTTCATCGCTTCATCTTGAGTCACACCCGTGGGATTTGCTGAGATGTTAATCGCTCGTTGTCGGTTATCTCTCGTAATTCTAGGAATTGATTCGCCCTCTTCTATTTTAACTAGACGTGAAAGGTCAACCAGCTCCCCACGATCGTTTCGGACTCTCATTTTTTCAAGAGCTGTTGTATCTTGTCTTAACTCCCTAGGTAGCAACATATATACGTCAACGAGTTTCCCTTCGTAGCTTAGATCACCGACGCGCGCGCCTCCGTAAAGTACTTGCAAGATTTCACTAATTTGTATGGCTTCAACTCCGAGCTGGCGCGCCACTGTCCTGTCAGGAATGATTCGAACCTCATTCAGCCCCTCGACTTCGTCTCTACGAATATCTGTAAACTTACCCGACGATTTTATAGCATCTTCTAGTTGTTTTGAAATTTGACGTAAGTCTTCCCATGCGGGCCCTTTCACTGCTAACTCAATCCCGTATCCGCCTCCGATAAACGACACACTCGAAGAGGCCCTCACAAACCCTCGAAGTCCGTCTATGTTAGAAATTTCTTTTCGAAGTTCATCTGCAATGTCCTTGCTGCTGAGGCCACCAGCCCCTCTGTGGCGCTGTTCTTTGAGAGTAACAAAAGAAAAAGCAGTATTGCTCTCACCGCCTCCAAATCCACCAACAGTTACGTAGAAACGATCAATGTACTCTTTGCTTGCTAAAACTTCTTCGAACTTTTTTACCTTACCATCGGTCCAAGCAAGTGAAGATCCGGGAGCTGTTTTTAGTTGCAAAAAAAGTCTCGACTCATCAACGTCCGGCGCCAACTCCTTAGGCACATAGAGAGCCAACATTCCGCCAATAGCCAGCACTAACGTGGCAAACAAAAGTACAATCTTGCGGCGGCCTAACGCCCAATGAAGAGCACTACCGTAACTCTTCGTCAAAGATTCAAGCCACCGCTCAATCGCCTTTCCAAACTTTGAAGTTCGCTGGCTGGTTCCCATGAATTGTGAGCATCGCATCGGAGTTAGAGTGAGAGCCTCAAGAGCTGAAATAAGCACGGCCACGGATATTGTGACAGAAAATTCAAACAGAAATCTGCCGATAAGGCCGCGGACGAAGGCAACAGGTAAAAACACCGCTACCAAACTCAATGTGGTTGCTAGTACCGCCAGCATAATTTCTTTACTACCCTTCAATGAAGCCGTTACCCGATCTTCACCGAGCTGTCTGCGGCGAGTGATGTTTTCTAAGACAATAATTGCATCATCGACGACGACACCAACTGCAAGAGATAGAGCAAGCAGTGTAAGTGTGTTCAAAGTAAAACCGAACGCGTTCAAAATGATGAAGGATCCCAATATTGATGTGGGAATGGCCAACAACACGTTGATCGTCGAGGAAAGGTTTCCTAAAAAGAACCAGCAGACGATTCCAGTAAAAAGTGATGCCAAAATGAGAGTTAGAATAAGCTCATGAACCGACTCTTCAATAAAGGGTGTACTATCAAACGAGACAGAGAGACTGACACCTTCGGGTAAGATTTTCGTAATTTCCTCTGCCCGTTCCTTTACCCTATTTGCCACTTCAACAGTATTGGATCCTCTCTGTTTCCTAATTCCAATTCCAATTGCAGTTCGGCCGTTGAAACGAGAGATTCTCGCTTTGTCGATCAAGCCATATTCTGTATTCGTCACTTCTGACATCATTGTAGGCCGATAATTTGGTGAACCACCTCTTTTTTGAACGGGCAATCTACCAATATCACTCAGGTCCGTGACCTCGCCCAAAAAGCGTAATTGACGTTCTGTCTTTTCGTTTTCAATTGTGCCCGCCGGAAGCTCGAGGTTTTGTCTTTGAATTGTACTTCTGAGATCTTCAATAGACAGTTCCAGATTCTTCAGTCGATCCAGTTTTGGTTCGATGTTAATCGCCGGGTCGGAGTAGCCACCCAGTATGACCTCAGCCACCCCAGATATTACCGTGAACTGATCCCTCAATCGGTCTCTGACAAGTTCCGACAACTGCATATCCGATAACGAATCAGAGTTCACCGACATCCAAAGAATCGGCCGATCATTGGGATTCGATTTTCTCACGGAAGGTGGCTCTACGTCTTGAGGTAGGCGCGACTGGACTCTGGCCAATTGCGTTTGAACTTCTTGAACGGCGATATCAATGTCCTTTTCAAGATCGAACTCTAAACTTATATCTCCCCCGCCAGGCGCTGCCGAGGAGGTCATGCGCCGAAT is a window of Bdellovibrionales bacterium CG10_big_fil_rev_8_21_14_0_10_45_34 DNA encoding:
- a CDS encoding acetyl-CoA C-acyltransferase; the encoded protein is MLFHQVRSSMYVLDAKRIPFCKSFSQYTGVSNQTLMTHTLNTLVSSAKLQNERIGDVALGGVMMSPADWNLARECVLGTELSADTPAYNVQRACGTSVETAWQLSLKIRQGQISSAIAGGVDTNSDFQATFPKSFTKKMLQVQGAKTLGARIAAFSKIGLADLKPQFPGVVEPRTGLTMGQHTELMVKEWNVGRQEQDQLSYESHIKGARAYKEGFYDDLVTEFMGIQKDLILRGDTTLEKLASLKPAFDKSGKGTLTAGNSTALTDGASAILLGNMEFAKSKKLEPWAELVDFEVAAVNFVGGAGLLIAPAIAVSRMLQRANRSLQDFDYYEIHEAFAGQVLCTLKAWEDPEYCRVTLGRDKPMGSIDRDKMNVKGGSVAIGHPFAATGARIIGSLAKALRGNPNKYGLISVCTAGGMGITAIVKGV
- a CDS encoding AcrB/AcrD/AcrF family protein, with protein sequence MNLPEISIRNPVFAWMIMSFLIIFGYVSFTRLGIAQNPDVDYPNVNVSIDYRGATAEVIERELIDTIEGSLVAIAGIRRMTSSAAPGGGDISLEFDLEKDIDIAVQEVQTQLARVQSRLPQDVEPPSVRKSNPNDRPILWMSVNSDSLSDMQLSELVRDRLRDQFTVISGVAEVILGGYSDPAINIEPKLDRLKNLELSIEDLRSTIQRQNLELPAGTIENEKTERQLRFLGEVTDLSDIGRLPVQKRGGSPNYRPTMMSEVTNTEYGLIDKARISRFNGRTAIGIGIRKQRGSNTVEVANRVKERAEEITKILPEGVSLSVSFDSTPFIEESVHELILTLILASLFTGIVCWFFLGNLSSTINVLLAIPTSILGSFIILNAFGFTLNTLTLLALSLAVGVVVDDAIIVLENITRRRQLGEDRVTASLKGSKEIMLAVLATTLSLVAVFLPVAFVRGLIGRFLFEFSVTISVAVLISALEALTLTPMRCSQFMGTSQRTSKFGKAIERWLESLTKSYGSALHWALGRRKIVLLFATLVLAIGGMLALYVPKELAPDVDESRLFLQLKTAPGSSLAWTDGKVKKFEEVLASKEYIDRFYVTVGGFGGGESNTAFSFVTLKEQRHRGAGGLSSKDIADELRKEISNIDGLRGFVRASSSVSFIGGGYGIELAVKGPAWEDLRQISKQLEDAIKSSGKFTDIRRDEVEGLNEVRIIPDRTVARQLGVEAIQISEILQVLYGGARVGDLSYEGKLVDVYMLLPRELRQDTTALEKMRVRNDRGELVDLSRLVKIEEGESIPRITRDNRQRAINISANPTGVTQDEAMKLIREISNDIIKTPNYTAFTGSSELFEESFRELIFTLLLGIVVSYMVLASQFNSFVDPLIALIAVPFSLIGAFIALAGMGQTLNLFSFIGIVLLVGLGLKGSILLVEVIRQLSHSDENLSWQQVIEKGSSQRLRPVLMTAFSTIAAALPGALNWGAGSETRIPMSLVIIGGIFVSTAFVLFVVPCLMSYRKKVAH